The stretch of DNA GGCCCCCTACTCGCTGCGGCTCTATACGGACAACCCAGTGATTACGCTGGTGGCCACCCAGGCGGGTAACGGGGAAGCCCGCTTTGCCTACAACTGGCTGGCCTCCTGCCAGAGCGGCACGAGTCCCAACCAGCCGCCGACCACCACGGGCATTCCCTCGCAGACGATTCTGGTGGGACAAGGCTATCAGTTACAGCTCACGACTTACTTCTCCGATCCAGACGGACAGGCCTTAACCTTCCAGGCGTCGGGCCTACCCACGGGGCTTAGCCTAAGCGGCTCAGTGATCAGCGGCACCCCTTCGCAAACGGGCGTATCCACCGTGACCGTAACGGCTTTGGACCCCGGTGTTCTGCAAGTCAGTACGAGCTTCCAGTTGACGGTGACTCCCATGCCAGTTACTCCGCCGACGGGCTTTGCCATTGTGGGCGTCTCGACGGTGAGTTGTCAGGTGCTGAGCGCCGGTGAACGGCGGTTGACCTTTACCCCTCAATACGCGGGGCAGAACGCCAGTCCGATCAGTTTCTCGGTTGTCAATGAGAAATTGCCCACTACCGATCCGGGTCCGTACAGTCTGAACCTCTACACCGATAATCCAAGCATTACGCTCAGCGCTCAGCAGGGGGCGACAGTGAGCACGTATCGATATAACTGGCTGGCCGTATGCAATCCAGCGGCTCGAATAGGCATAGGCGAAGCATCTACGCGTTTGCAGGTTCGCGCACTGGGCAACCCCGTAGACGGGAAGATGGCGGAGATAGAGATCAGTGGCGCGATGGGTCAACCCGTGCAGCTCAACCTGGTCGATATGCAGGGCAAATCGGTCCACACCCATCGAATCGATCAGGCGGGCGGAGTAGAGCGGGTGAGTCTGCCGCTGGGAGCCAGCACTGGCGTACTGCTCCTGCGGGTGAGTACCCCTACGCAAAGCCAGCAGATTAAGCTACTTGCATTTTAAATGAATCCGTTGTTTCAACCTGTTCGACAAGTTCCATCCTGAGTGATGTGGATTTGTCGAACGGGTATGGAACACGTTTCAGCGATCCACTACCCCACAACTCAACGACGATGAAAAAACACGCTCTGGCCGACGAGCAACTTGTCAGCGCCTTTCAAACCACCAGTTCAGCCCAAAGCTTCGAAGCCCTTTATAATCGCTACATCAACAAAGTGTATCGAACCTGCTTGTCGTTCACGAACGATGCCCAGGCCGCCCAGGATTACACCCAGGACATCTTCCTAAAAGTTTTTGATAAACTGGGCTCCTTTCAGCGCCAATCCAGTTTTTCAACTTGGCTCTATGCTATTTCCCATAATCACTGTCTGGATCAGCACCGACTCAGCAAGCGGCTACCCACAGAGCCCCTATCGGCCGAAGTCGTCCAAACACTCGCCGACAGCCTTCCCTGTAGCCATGACCCTAACCAGGATCAACTCCAGAATATCGAGTGTCTGCTGGCCAAACTGCCCCAGTCCGATCGGAGACTCCTGGGGCTCAAGTATGAGCAGGGGTTATCCGTAATGGCCCTTTGTAATCACTATCAACTCTCGGAAAGCGCGGTTAAGATGCGCTTGAAGCGGTCCAGGGATCGGTTACGTAAGCTCTATGTCAGTCAAGGAGGTGAGTAGAGGCTGTGGAGTCTTAATCGGAGAAAACGGCTATTATCCGGTAAAACAGCATCGCCGTTCGATCGGGTAGGTATAATCATTCAGCATCGTCTTTTTAGAACGTAAATCGTTCCCAAAAAAGAAAGAGCCTTGACAATACCAGTCAGGTAGCACGATCAGCGATTCTCCGATCCCCTTATGAACCTTACTCCAAAAGCACAACTCAACAACACGTTCGATGCCATAGTGGTTGGTTCGGGCGTTAGTGGCGGCTGGGCCGCTAAAGAACTCACCCAGAAAGGATTGCGGGTACTGATGCTCGAACGGGGGCGCGACCTTCAGCACATTACGGGCTACGATACTGCCATGAAAGCCCCCTGGGAGTTTGCCCATCGCGGTCGTACGATTTTACCAAAAGACAGCCCAGCGCCTGACTTTCGGGTTCTGGGCTATAATGAACAGAATGGTCATTTCGTATTTGATGATCGAAACGCGCCGTACAAGGAAATCCATCCATTTCTCTGGTACCGTCCTGACACACTGGGTGGCAAGTCGATTATGTGGGGGCGACAAAGCTATCGATTCAGCGAGATGGATTTCGAGGCTAACGCCCGGGATGGGTTCGGCACCGACTGGCCAATTCGGTACAAGGATCTGGCTCCCTGGTATAGCTACGTCGAATCGTTCGCGGGTATTTCGGGCAATAAAGAGGGGTTGGCTCAACTACCCGACGGTGAGTTTTTGCCGCCGATGGACATGAACTGCGTGGAGGAGCACGTTCGCGGGAAACTGAAAACCACCATGAATCGTGTGATGACTATCGGCCGAACCGCCAATCTGTCGAAAGCCAATCCGATCCATACCTCGGTTGGCCGCGCCCCGTGCCAGTACCGGAATCATTGCGCCAGAGGTTGCCCTTATGGTGGCTATTTCAGTTCACTTTCCGCTACATTGCCAGCCGCCCGCCAAACCAATCGGCTCACGGTTCGGACCGATAGTATTGTATCGAACGTGTTGTATGACGAGAAGAAAGGAAAGGCTACTGGCGTTCGGGTTATTGACTCAAAAACAAATCAGACAACCAAGTATTACGCCCGGATCATCTTTCTGAATGCGTCGGCCATGGCCACCAATTTCATTCTACTCAACTCGGTTTCAAGTCGTTTTCCAAACGGGTTTGGCAATGATAGCGGCACCTTGGGTAAGTACATCATGGACCACCATTTTCAGGTTGGAGCCAATGCACAAGCCGATGGCATGGGATTCGATGATATGTACTACTACGGACGTCGGGCGAATGGCATCTATATTCCCCGCTATCGGAACATCGGAACCGACAAACGGGCGTACCTGCGCGGCTTCGGCTATCAGGGTGGCGCTTCCCGATCCGGCTGGCAACGACTTATTGCGGAAGCGGCTGGTACTGAGGGCAATTTCGGAGAAGACCTGAAAGAAAGAGCGGCTCAGCCGGGTCCGTGGACGATGGGCATCATGGGCTTCGGTGAGTGTTTGCCTTACGAAGACAACACAATTACGCTTGATCCCAATCGGCTTGACAAGTGGGGTTTACCAACGGTTGTATTCGACGTAAAATTCCGGGAAAACGAAGAACGGATGCGTCTGGACATGATGAACGATGCGGCCGAGATGCTCGAAGCGTCTGGGCTGAAACAAATCACTACGTACGACAATCAGTCCATCCCCGGTCTGGCGGTTCATGAAACGGGAGGTGTTCGCATGGGCCGCGATCCCAAGACGTCGATGCTCAACGCGCACAATCAGCTGTGGGCCGCTAAAAATGTTTTCGTTACCGACGGCGCTTCGTTCGCTTCTGTAGCCTGCCAAAATCCATCGCTCACGTTCATGGCCCTGACTGCCCGAGCGGCCAGTTTTGCCGTAAGTGAATTAAAAAGGCAGAATTTATAACTTGACGCTATTTACTCCTTTAGCGTCCACAGCCTTTTGCCATTCTAACGACAGTCGGAATGGCAAAAGGCTGTTTTGGTGGTAGTCCTATTCTGGGCTTTTCTTGTCACTCCCGTAATCACTTTTTAGCTAGGTCAGATCAGTAAGCTGGTTATTGGTCGAGCCTAACGCAACTTTACAAATCATTAACGGACGTTAATGATTTGTAAAGTCAGCGCGGAACACTATCTTGCACCATGCAAACCTACGTGGCCTACTACCGAGTCAGCACCAAAAAGCAGGGACAGTCCGGATTAGGCCTCCAGGCTCAGCGCAGTAGTGTCCTGGGTTTCGTGCATTCTCCCGCCTTGCTGGTGGGCGAATTTTGTGACATTGAATCAGGCAAGCGGGACCAGCGCCCGGAGCTGCTCAAAGCGATCGACTTTGCCCGGCAACACAAAGCCCGGCTGGTCATTGCCAAACTTGATCGGCTTAGTCGCAACCTGACCTTTATATCCTCCCTGATCGATTCCAAAATCAGTTTTGTTTGTGCCGATATGCCCGATGCCAATGAATTTACCATTCATATATTCGCGGCTTTGGCACAGCAAGAACGAAAGATGATCAGTGAGCGGACCAAAAAAGCCCTGGATGAGAAACTACGGCAGGTAGGACAATGGCGAAAGAGTGGCCGCGTTTTTCAGGATCCACTAATTTCGGCCAAAGCGGCCCAGACCAATCGGAATCGCTCACTCAGCAATGAGAACAACCGAAAAGCCATTGCGTTGATCAAGGCGCTGAGATCGGCCAAAGTAAGCTATCTGGAAATCGCCCGTCAACTTAACCAATCTGGCTTTAAAACGGCCAGAGGATGTCTGTTTCAAGCGACTCAAGTCATGCGTCTGGCAACGCGCTCAACGGAGCAAACCGAACCAAAGTAACTCAGGCGGTCGGCCGTTACCACGTCGGCCGTTACCACCACGTTTCGATCATGGCTGCATTGCGTGATGCCCACGGCATTCTTCTCAACCCTTGTCACACAAATAGGCTACGGGCCGCGAAATGCGGTTGACGATCGGGCGCGTACGGTTGACAATCACTGGTTGCTTTTATTTACTGTTTTTGGGCGGCAAGCGGATCAGGCCACGGAAAACGAGGTAGGCATTCCGCACTAGTACAGGTAAACGTGGCTGGAAACGAAAAAGCCCCACTGGTGAACCAATGGGGCTGAAGAATCATAACAGACATAAAACGTCGACCCAAGGGCTTTATTGTGCACACTGCATCAGAATGAGTCTTATTTTTCACTTTTTTTTCAGAGATTCCGGCTGTCTCTTTTCAGTAGACCAGCTTTGCCGGGTTGGATGACCCCCAACTCCGTTTGGGCTAACGACAGGGTTTAACGCAGAGCATCTCATCAGCTAAGCGCACACATTAATGTTTTCAGGGGCAGATCAGTCGGTCGCCCTTTCGAATTTAAGACATTTCCTATCATTTTTAGGACAATTCCATCTAGACGTCGATTATCTGCCTATACTTGTTTCCATCGACAGGTGGACCCTCCCTGCGGCCAGTGAAGAGGTAGCGTCCGTTAGCTATCCATCACCTTGTCGATCCGTTATCTGTCAGCTAACCGATCGTTTCACGTTTCCCATTCAAGTGTATGCAGAACAACTACAACAGGGTAACCCGCCAAGACTGGCTGGTTATCAGCATTTTGGCACTTTGCCTGGCACTGCCGACTTCAATCCTGGCGCAGACGGGCAGACCATTGGTCCTTACGGTACCTACCTACTCTTGTGCAACCGGAGCCATCACCTTCAATACCACAGGTGGAGATGGATCGCCTATTACCTTCACGGCGCCAGGTATTACACGCCAGTCGGTTTTCAGTCAGTCCGGTATTGTTGAGGAAGGACTCCGCAACGATCCCAAGCCGATCACTATTCTAGCTACACAGCGTGCCTATACAACCAGTCTTACTTTCGATCTGGCCGTTTATTGTTTGGTTTCCAGTTTCCCCTCCCCGGTCCTTGTCTCACCAATCGACAACCTAACACTAACCGTCGGTGAGCAACTTGACCACTATGATGCATCGACCCATTTTAAAGACCCCATTATCTACCACGGACTTGGCTACACGCCTGCGGCATTT from Spirosoma agri encodes:
- a CDS encoding GMC oxidoreductase — its product is MNLTPKAQLNNTFDAIVVGSGVSGGWAAKELTQKGLRVLMLERGRDLQHITGYDTAMKAPWEFAHRGRTILPKDSPAPDFRVLGYNEQNGHFVFDDRNAPYKEIHPFLWYRPDTLGGKSIMWGRQSYRFSEMDFEANARDGFGTDWPIRYKDLAPWYSYVESFAGISGNKEGLAQLPDGEFLPPMDMNCVEEHVRGKLKTTMNRVMTIGRTANLSKANPIHTSVGRAPCQYRNHCARGCPYGGYFSSLSATLPAARQTNRLTVRTDSIVSNVLYDEKKGKATGVRVIDSKTNQTTKYYARIIFLNASAMATNFILLNSVSSRFPNGFGNDSGTLGKYIMDHHFQVGANAQADGMGFDDMYYYGRRANGIYIPRYRNIGTDKRAYLRGFGYQGGASRSGWQRLIAEAAGTEGNFGEDLKERAAQPGPWTMGIMGFGECLPYEDNTITLDPNRLDKWGLPTVVFDVKFRENEERMRLDMMNDAAEMLEASGLKQITTYDNQSIPGLAVHETGGVRMGRDPKTSMLNAHNQLWAAKNVFVTDGASFASVACQNPSLTFMALTARAASFAVSELKRQNL
- a CDS encoding recombinase family protein; amino-acid sequence: MQTYVAYYRVSTKKQGQSGLGLQAQRSSVLGFVHSPALLVGEFCDIESGKRDQRPELLKAIDFARQHKARLVIAKLDRLSRNLTFISSLIDSKISFVCADMPDANEFTIHIFAALAQQERKMISERTKKALDEKLRQVGQWRKSGRVFQDPLISAKAAQTNRNRSLSNENNRKAIALIKALRSAKVSYLEIARQLNQSGFKTARGCLFQATQVMRLATRSTEQTEPK
- a CDS encoding RNA polymerase sigma factor encodes the protein MKKHALADEQLVSAFQTTSSAQSFEALYNRYINKVYRTCLSFTNDAQAAQDYTQDIFLKVFDKLGSFQRQSSFSTWLYAISHNHCLDQHRLSKRLPTEPLSAEVVQTLADSLPCSHDPNQDQLQNIECLLAKLPQSDRRLLGLKYEQGLSVMALCNHYQLSESAVKMRLKRSRDRLRKLYVSQGGE